One Peromyscus leucopus breed LL Stock chromosome 4, UCI_PerLeu_2.1, whole genome shotgun sequence genomic region harbors:
- the Slc2a6 gene encoding solute carrier family 2, facilitated glucose transporter member 6 isoform X3, which produces MQEPLLGAEGLDYDTFPEAPASPRESTRAGALQNRRVFLATFAAVLGNFSFGYALVYTSPVIPALKLSSDPALHLNKIQASWFGSVFTLGAAAGGLSAMVLNDLLGRKLSIMFSAVPSVIGYALMAGAHGLWMLLLGRTLTGFAGGLTAACIPVYVSEIAPPGVRGALGATPQLMAVFGSLSLYALGLLLPWRWLAVAGEGPVLIMILLLSFMPNSPRFLLSKGRDEEALQALTWLRADSEVHWEFEQIQDNVRRQPSVMGRGPRPPRVPAYSHRGTDALPAAADRHHAHPRVPADHLRQHVRAAALPAGRSHSGCREARVCADRCSHHGPGGPESPALCVSVHHVCCQPDTGAVRPVWTKVSDPQRYCGTGDHDPGGHRAVPSYILQLSYSDTPAGHHALHYGLCYGLGAHHLAPHV; this is translated from the exons ATGCAGGAGCCCCTGCTAGGAGCCGAGGGTCTGGACTATGACACCTTCCCCGAGGCGCCCGCGTCGCCGAGAGAGAGCACGCGGGCCGG gGCCTTGCAAAACAGAAGGGTGTTCCTGGCCACCTTTGCTGCTGTGCTGGGCAATTTCAGCTTTGGGTATGCCCTGGTCTACACGTCCCCAGTCATTCCTGCGCTGAAGCTTTCTTCCGACCCAGCACTACACCTGAACAAAATCCAGGCATCCTGGTTTGGG TCCGTGTTCACCTTGGGTGCCGCCGCTGGGGGCCTCAGTGCTATGGTGCTCAATGACCTCCTGGGTCGGAAGCTCAGCATCATGTTCTCGGCCGTCCCCTCAGTCATTGGCTATGCACTCATGGCTGGTGCCCATGGCCTTTGGATGCTCCTGCTGGGGAGGACGCTGACAGGCTTTGCCGGGGGACTCACTGCTGCCTGCATCCCG GTGTATGTGTCTGAGATCGCACCCCCTGGTGTTCGTGGGGCCCTGGGTGCCACACCGCAGCTCATGGCCGTGTTTGGATCCCTGTCTCTCTATGCCCTCG GTCTTTTGCTGCCTTGGAGATGGCTTGCTGTGGCCGGGGAAGGGCCTGTTCTCATCATGATCCTGCTGCTTAGCTTCATGCCCAACTCACCGCGCTTCCTGCTCTCAAAGGGCCGGGATGAGGAGGCACTGCAGGCGCTGACCTGGCTGCGAGCTGACTCTGAGGTCCACTGGGAGTTTGAGCAGATACAGGACAACGTGCGGAGACAG CCGAGTGTCATGGGCAGAGGCCCAAGACCCCCGCGTGTACCGGCCTATTCTCATCGCGGTACTGATGCGCTTCCTGCAGCAGCTGACAGGCATCACGCCCATCCTCGTGTACCTGCAGACCATCTTCGACAGCACGTCCGTGCTGCTG CCCTCCCAGCAGGACGCAGCCATAGTGGGTGCCGTGAGGCTCGTGTCTGTGCTGATCGCTGCTCTCACCATGGACCTGGCGGGCCGGAAAGTCCTGCTCTATGTGTCAG CGTCCATCATGTTTGTTGCCAACCTGACACTGGGGCTGTACGTCCAGTTTGGACCAAGGTCTCTGACCCCCAACGGTACTGTGGGACTGGAGATCATGACCCTGGGGGACACAGAGCAGTCCCCAGCTACATCCTTCAATTATCTTACTCTGATACCCCTGCTGGCCACCATGCTCTTCATTATGG GCTATGCTATGGGCTGGGGGCCCATCACCTGGCTCCTCATGTCTGA